The following are from one region of the Aestuariirhabdus haliotis genome:
- the glnK gene encoding P-II family nitrogen regulator yields the protein MKLVSAIVKPFKLDDVREALSEIGVQGITVSEVKGFGRQKGHTELYRGAEYVVDFLPKVKLEIAIADELLDQVIEAVTKAAHTGKIGDGKIFVTSVEQVIRIRTGETGTDAV from the coding sequence ATGAAGTTAGTGTCAGCAATAGTCAAACCCTTCAAGCTCGATGATGTGCGTGAAGCCCTCTCCGAGATTGGTGTTCAGGGTATCACCGTCTCTGAAGTGAAAGGCTTCGGGCGTCAGAAAGGCCACACCGAACTCTATCGCGGTGCCGAATATGTGGTGGATTTTCTGCCCAAGGTCAAGCTGGAAATTGCCATCGCCGACGAGTTGCTCGATCAGGTGATTGAAGCGGTAACCAAGGCGGCCCATACCGGCAAAATTGGTGACGGCAAGATCTTTGTGACTTCCGTTGAGCAGGTGATCCGGATTCGTACCGGTGAGACCGGCACCGACGCCGTTTAA